A genomic stretch from Corynebacterium terpenotabidum Y-11 includes:
- a CDS encoding bifunctional methylenetetrahydrofolate dehydrogenase/methenyltetrahydrofolate cyclohydrolase codes for MTALKLDGKLYRDEIFADLATRVAALKAKGITPGLATVLVGDDPASHSYVKMKHRDCEQIGVNSIRVDLPATVTQEELNAAIDKLNADPACTGYIVQLPLPKHLNENEVLERIDPAKDADGLHPVNLGKLVLNEPAPLPCTPNGALSLLRRFGVEINGAKAVVIGRGVTVGRPIGLMLTRRSENATTVLCHTGTKDLAKETRDADIIIAAAGKAHMLTADMVKPGAAVLDVGVSRVDGTLAGDVDPGVWEVAGAVAPNPGGVGPLTRAFLVRNVVERAERLAAED; via the coding sequence GTGACTGCACTGAAGCTGGACGGAAAACTGTACCGGGACGAGATCTTTGCCGACCTCGCCACCCGCGTGGCCGCGCTCAAGGCGAAGGGGATCACCCCGGGACTGGCGACCGTGCTCGTCGGCGATGATCCGGCGTCCCACTCCTATGTGAAGATGAAGCACCGTGACTGCGAGCAGATCGGGGTGAACAGCATCCGCGTTGACCTGCCCGCCACGGTCACCCAGGAGGAGCTCAACGCTGCGATCGACAAGCTCAACGCCGACCCGGCCTGCACCGGATACATCGTCCAGCTGCCGCTGCCGAAGCATCTCAACGAGAACGAGGTCCTGGAGCGCATCGACCCGGCGAAGGACGCCGACGGTCTGCACCCGGTGAACCTCGGCAAGCTCGTGCTCAACGAGCCCGCCCCGCTGCCCTGCACCCCCAACGGTGCGCTCTCCCTGCTGCGCCGCTTCGGCGTGGAGATCAACGGTGCGAAGGCTGTCGTCATCGGCCGCGGCGTGACCGTGGGACGCCCGATCGGACTGATGCTGACCCGTCGGTCCGAGAATGCGACGACTGTCCTGTGCCACACCGGGACGAAGGACCTCGCCAAGGAGACCCGGGACGCCGACATCATCATCGCCGCAGCGGGCAAGGCACACATGCTCACCGCCGACATGGTCAAGCCCGGTGCCGCGGTGCTGGACGTGGGAGTGTCGCGCGTCGACGGCACGCTCGCCGGTGACGTCGACCCCGGGGTGTGGGAGGTCGCCGGTGCGGTCGCCCCGAACCCCGGTGGTGTGGGGCCCCTGACCCGCGCATTCCTGGTCCGCAACGTCGTCGAGCGCGCCGAACGGCTCGCCGCCGAAGACTGA
- a CDS encoding HNH endonuclease signature motif containing protein produces MTTPPAPPPATPAAASPPPDAVPPPHIDLVLPSITPVLHDHTPTPAPQWAIATATDPMTTAVRQHNAGFLTLAIAATPDPDTDVEKHLSALCARLAVTRRRATTLTDIGLFLSRFPALIQFLTTGILSPDHLSMLARVVDGVRDEDAFPLSGDIIRTLIPRHDNQTLPGVGTLRNQIRAAIVARDALARPLDPGEHLDTRTAEQKAAAADSITRTVSATRADPDSVLAGTTTITATLPDHEAEEFTTVLDALCRTLDCSRADALLHMARGTAEVSVTLNLYRDPCSPVATTAGGTWLTPIATDQFMDRVSHLRILSADATETYTPPDRLVRFVKGRDGTCRYPGCDVPAEDCEVDHIHRFNHDDPASGGPTSTQNLHCLCTRHHQMKTMGWSEVTTGPDGTEVWTSIDDGHEYITVPTGPLARYARSTFTTRATRRFTTLRDHNRRRLAEQQLLRDILAEARTALDADTTEEVPF; encoded by the coding sequence ATGACCACACCACCGGCACCACCACCTGCCACACCAGCTGCCGCATCACCGCCTCCCGACGCCGTACCCCCACCACACATCGACCTGGTACTCCCGTCCATCACCCCGGTCCTCCACGACCACACACCCACCCCGGCACCCCAGTGGGCCATCGCCACCGCCACCGACCCGATGACCACCGCCGTGCGCCAGCACAATGCCGGGTTCCTCACCCTCGCCATTGCCGCAACCCCTGACCCCGACACCGACGTCGAGAAACATCTGTCGGCTCTGTGCGCCCGCCTGGCGGTCACCCGCCGTCGCGCCACCACCCTCACCGACATCGGCCTGTTCCTTAGCCGCTTCCCCGCGCTCATCCAGTTCCTCACCACCGGCATCCTCAGCCCCGACCACCTCAGCATGCTCGCCCGCGTCGTCGACGGTGTCCGCGACGAGGACGCCTTCCCCCTCTCCGGCGACATCATCCGCACCCTGATCCCCCGCCACGACAACCAGACCCTGCCCGGCGTCGGCACCCTGCGCAATCAGATCCGTGCGGCCATTGTCGCCCGCGACGCCCTCGCCAGACCCCTGGACCCCGGCGAGCATCTCGACACCCGCACCGCAGAACAGAAAGCCGCCGCCGCCGACTCCATCACCCGCACCGTCTCAGCCACCCGCGCCGACCCGGACTCGGTCCTCGCCGGCACCACGACAATCACCGCCACGCTGCCCGACCATGAGGCCGAAGAATTCACCACCGTCCTCGACGCGCTCTGCCGGACGCTGGACTGCAGCCGTGCCGATGCCCTGCTGCACATGGCCCGGGGCACCGCCGAGGTCTCGGTCACCCTCAACCTCTACCGGGACCCCTGCTCCCCGGTGGCCACGACCGCCGGTGGGACGTGGCTCACCCCGATCGCCACCGACCAGTTCATGGACCGGGTCAGTCACCTGCGCATCCTCAGTGCCGACGCCACCGAGACCTACACCCCGCCCGACCGTCTCGTTCGGTTCGTCAAAGGCCGCGACGGAACCTGCCGGTACCCCGGATGCGACGTCCCGGCCGAGGACTGCGAAGTCGACCACATCCACCGGTTCAACCACGACGATCCGGCATCCGGAGGGCCCACCTCCACCCAGAACCTGCACTGCCTGTGCACCAGGCACCACCAGATGAAGACCATGGGCTGGTCGGAGGTGACCACGGGCCCCGACGGGACCGAGGTGTGGACCAGCATCGACGACGGGCACGAGTACATCACCGTGCCGACCGGACCGTTGGCCCGCTACGCCCGCTCCACATTCACCACCCGGGCAACCAGGCGGTTCACCACCCTGCGCGACCACAACCGACGACGTCTGGCCGAACAGCAGCTCCTCCGCGACATCCTCGCCGAGGCCCGGACCGCTCTCGACGCCGACACTACCGAGGAGGTCCCGTTCTGA
- a CDS encoding TIGR03571 family LLM class oxidoreductase, translating to MGERPAIMQLSEASPTTLPGWTRTFAPGKLTLGLSPVTPDGDLDRQVRLTRAAEDAGVAAVWARDIPLNVETFGDVGQIHDPFLYLTWLAAHTDRIALGTAAVVLPLAHPLLLAKRSAGLDRISGGRFLMGVASGDRPEEFAAFGLDKGERGEIFREHLEVLKKGWSTRMRPVRWSRGRMGGAEVVPKPTARSVPLLAVGSCLQTTEFNASHTDGWMTYHRDLPAQKVMVDRWRASCQAQGLGFRPVSESLWIDLAEDPTYPAEGRDFGYRLGRNALLELLSSQRDLGLNHVCLSLRHGGRPVEDSLAELAEYVVPEFPALG from the coding sequence ATGGGGGAACGTCCCGCGATCATGCAGTTGTCGGAGGCCTCGCCGACAACGTTGCCCGGATGGACGCGGACGTTCGCGCCCGGGAAACTCACTCTCGGGCTGTCCCCGGTCACCCCCGACGGTGACCTTGACCGGCAGGTACGGCTGACCCGTGCCGCGGAGGACGCCGGTGTCGCCGCCGTCTGGGCCCGCGACATTCCACTGAATGTGGAGACCTTCGGCGATGTCGGTCAGATCCACGATCCGTTCCTGTATCTGACCTGGCTCGCCGCGCACACCGACCGGATCGCGTTGGGGACCGCGGCGGTGGTGCTGCCGCTGGCACATCCGCTGCTGCTGGCCAAGCGGTCGGCCGGACTGGACCGGATCAGTGGCGGACGATTCCTTATGGGAGTGGCGTCCGGCGACCGACCGGAGGAGTTCGCCGCCTTCGGACTGGACAAGGGGGAGCGGGGGGAGATCTTCCGCGAGCACCTGGAGGTGCTCAAGAAAGGGTGGAGTACCCGGATGCGTCCGGTGAGGTGGTCGCGCGGACGCATGGGCGGGGCGGAGGTCGTGCCGAAACCGACGGCGCGGAGTGTGCCGCTGCTGGCGGTCGGGTCCTGTCTGCAGACCACGGAGTTCAACGCCTCACACACCGACGGGTGGATGACCTACCACCGGGATCTGCCGGCGCAGAAGGTCATGGTCGACCGGTGGCGGGCGTCGTGCCAGGCGCAGGGGCTGGGATTCCGGCCGGTGAGCGAGTCCCTGTGGATCGATCTGGCCGAGGATCCCACGTATCCGGCCGAAGGTCGGGACTTCGGTTACCGGTTGGGACGCAACGCCCTGCTGGAGCTGTTGTCCTCGCAGCGGGACCTGGGGCTGAACCATGTGTGTCTCAGTCTGCGGCATGGGGGACGCCCGGTCGAGGATTCCCTGGCGGAGCTTGCCGAGTACGTGGTGCCGGAGTTCCCGGCGCTGGGGTGA
- a CDS encoding M18 family aminopeptidase yields the protein MTDAAPAATLARRFTDFIAASPSSYHAAAEVARRLDDAGYTHEDEKTPWTRAAVAPGGHYIVRGGAVIAWQVPETVDPETAVFRIIGSHTDSPGLKLKPRGDVTGPGGWAQAGVEIYGGAVLASWLDRELTLAGRIVLTDGTERLVDTGPVLRVPHLAIHLDRTVNSELTLDRQLHMQPLFAVGDGAPTIGEVIADAAGVDVDDILAHDLITADSQPGRIFGAQQDLLAAGRMDNLSSVFTSLEALLGASSPVHGHIRVLAAFDHEEVGSATTSGAAGPVLEDVLVRVAAAFGADSDATRAMYARSACVSADAAHSVHPNFAGKHDAVNRPVMNAGPVLKVNANQRYATDATTAAEWRRACRAAGVPDQVFAGNNDVPCGSTIGPITATRLGISTVDVGIPLLSMHSARELAGVKDLAWFTAALQAWWEL from the coding sequence ATGACCGATGCTGCCCCCGCCGCCACCCTCGCCCGGCGCTTCACCGACTTCATCGCCGCCAGCCCGTCCAGCTACCACGCCGCCGCAGAGGTCGCCCGGCGTCTCGACGATGCCGGATACACCCACGAAGACGAGAAGACACCCTGGACACGTGCGGCTGTGGCACCCGGTGGTCACTACATCGTCCGAGGTGGGGCGGTCATCGCATGGCAGGTCCCGGAGACCGTCGACCCGGAGACCGCCGTCTTCCGGATCATCGGCTCCCACACCGACTCACCCGGCCTCAAGCTCAAACCCCGCGGCGACGTCACCGGCCCCGGCGGCTGGGCGCAGGCCGGCGTCGAGATCTACGGTGGGGCGGTCCTGGCATCCTGGCTCGACCGTGAACTCACCCTGGCCGGCCGTATCGTGCTCACCGACGGGACAGAAAGACTGGTGGACACCGGCCCGGTGCTCCGCGTCCCGCACCTGGCGATCCACCTCGACCGCACCGTCAACTCCGAGCTGACACTCGATCGCCAGCTCCACATGCAGCCGCTTTTCGCCGTGGGCGACGGTGCACCGACCATCGGGGAGGTCATCGCGGACGCTGCGGGTGTCGACGTGGACGACATCCTCGCCCACGACCTCATCACCGCCGACTCCCAGCCCGGGCGGATCTTCGGTGCACAGCAGGATCTCCTCGCCGCCGGGCGGATGGACAACCTCTCCAGTGTCTTCACCTCCCTCGAGGCCCTGCTCGGTGCCTCCTCCCCGGTCCACGGACATATCCGTGTTCTCGCGGCCTTCGACCATGAGGAGGTCGGTTCCGCCACCACCTCCGGCGCCGCCGGGCCGGTTCTCGAGGATGTGCTCGTGCGCGTCGCCGCAGCATTCGGAGCAGACAGTGACGCCACCCGTGCCATGTACGCACGTTCGGCATGCGTCTCCGCGGACGCCGCGCACAGCGTCCACCCGAATTTCGCCGGCAAGCATGACGCCGTGAACCGACCGGTGATGAACGCCGGACCGGTCCTCAAGGTCAACGCCAACCAGCGCTACGCCACCGACGCCACCACCGCCGCCGAATGGCGGCGGGCCTGCCGGGCGGCCGGCGTCCCCGACCAGGTCTTCGCCGGGAACAACGATGTCCCCTGCGGCTCCACCATCGGCCCGATCACCGCGACCCGCCTCGGCATCTCCACCGTCGATGTCGGCATCCCGCTGCTGTCGATGCACTCCGCCCGCGAACTCGCCGGAGTGAAGGACCTCGCCTGGTTCACCGCCGCCCTGCAGGCCTGGTGGGAACTGTGA
- the cysT gene encoding sulfate ABC transporter permease subunit CysT: MRTSKLTTGTVVLWLSVIVLLPLAALTTQAFDEGWSGFWSAVTESGAVDALRVTVLVSAIVGVISAVTGTLVAWVLVRDDFRGKRVVDALIDLPFALPTIVASLVLLSLYGPDSPFNITLNATRPALVIALAFVCLPFVVRAVQPVLLELDGDVEEAAASLGAGNATIFRRVILPALVPAILSGTGLAFARALGEFGSVVLIGGNIPGETQVASQYIQEQIESDVPQAAAAVSVVLLVITFLVLLVLRFVGEGGARKEQRA; this comes from the coding sequence ATGAGAACCTCGAAACTCACCACGGGGACCGTCGTCCTCTGGCTGTCCGTCATCGTCCTCCTCCCGCTCGCCGCCCTGACCACCCAGGCCTTCGACGAGGGCTGGTCGGGATTCTGGTCCGCAGTCACCGAGAGCGGAGCGGTGGATGCCCTGCGCGTCACCGTCCTCGTCTCGGCGATCGTGGGCGTGATCAGTGCGGTCACCGGGACGCTCGTCGCCTGGGTCCTCGTCCGGGACGACTTCCGGGGCAAACGTGTCGTGGACGCCCTCATCGACCTGCCCTTCGCCCTGCCGACGATCGTGGCCTCCCTCGTGCTGCTCAGCCTGTACGGGCCGGACAGTCCCTTCAATATCACCCTCAACGCCACCCGGCCGGCTCTGGTCATCGCCCTGGCGTTCGTCTGTCTGCCGTTCGTCGTCCGCGCGGTGCAGCCGGTGCTCCTCGAACTCGATGGTGACGTCGAAGAAGCCGCGGCAAGCCTCGGGGCAGGCAATGCCACCATCTTCCGACGGGTCATCCTGCCGGCGCTGGTTCCCGCGATCCTCTCCGGCACCGGTCTCGCCTTCGCCCGGGCGCTGGGTGAGTTCGGGTCCGTCGTGCTCATCGGCGGCAACATCCCGGGGGAGACCCAGGTCGCCTCCCAGTACATCCAGGAACAGATCGAGTCGGACGTCCCCCAGGCCGCTGCCGCGGTGTCGGTCGTCCTCCTGGTCATCACCTTCCTCGTTCTGCTCGTCCTCCGGTTCGTCGGTGAGGGCGGAGCACGAAAGGAGCAGCGCGCATGA
- a CDS encoding tRNA (cytidine(34)-2'-O)-methyltransferase, giving the protein MQPYCHVLFDQPVIPPNTGNAIRMCAGTGAHLHLAGPLGFAFDDKHVRRAGLDYHDLAEISVHDNRDAALAELAGHRVFAFTGRAGTWHTDITYEPGDVLMFGTEPTGLDEAALTDPRVTAEVRIPMLPGRRSMNLSNAAAVAAYEAWRQLGFPGGV; this is encoded by the coding sequence GTGCAGCCGTACTGTCACGTCCTGTTCGATCAGCCGGTCATCCCGCCGAACACCGGCAACGCCATCCGGATGTGCGCCGGCACCGGGGCACACCTGCATCTTGCCGGGCCACTCGGCTTCGCTTTCGACGACAAGCACGTGCGCCGGGCCGGCCTGGACTACCACGACCTCGCCGAGATCAGCGTCCACGACAACAGGGACGCCGCGTTGGCGGAGCTCGCCGGACACCGCGTCTTCGCCTTCACCGGCCGGGCCGGGACATGGCACACCGACATCACCTACGAACCCGGTGACGTCCTCATGTTCGGTACCGAGCCCACCGGCCTGGACGAGGCCGCCCTCACCGACCCGCGCGTCACCGCGGAGGTCCGCATCCCGATGCTGCCCGGCCGTCGCAGCATGAACCTGTCGAACGCCGCCGCCGTCGCCGCGTACGAGGCATGGCGGCAGCTCGGGTTCCCCGGTGGCGTCTAG
- a CDS encoding extracellular solute-binding protein, which yields MARVPGTGAVLATVGVLALGVIFALPGGTSDDPDGTDVSSGSHRINLVAYSVPKPGFDAVIAGYRQTEQGSDTGFAESYGASGDQSRKVARRVPADLVNFSLEPDITRLVKEGLVDEDWKESIPGDESGRSVPFGSVVSFVTRAGNPENLETWDDLLAPGIEVITPNPASSGSAKWNLLAPYAGWYFAALDRGEDATSAHAEALDKVGQLVNDHIRVRPKSGREATSAFEQGQGDVLLSYENEAILLARDGEDFTYLNPTDTFRIENPVAVVTGDEDGDDAAATDFRDYLFSTEAETLWASEGFRPGSDLFSEDGSTPVIDSLPTEQRDAFRPTENIWTIDDLADQFTELFPELATGDDAKKGWALVDAVLFGTDGAITAIYGGQS from the coding sequence ATGGCAAGAGTTCCCGGCACAGGCGCAGTCCTGGCCACCGTGGGCGTCCTCGCCCTGGGGGTGATCTTCGCCCTGCCCGGCGGGACCAGTGACGACCCCGACGGCACCGACGTGTCCTCTGGATCACACCGGATCAACCTGGTGGCGTATTCGGTCCCCAAACCAGGCTTCGACGCCGTCATCGCCGGCTATCGGCAGACTGAGCAGGGCAGCGACACCGGCTTCGCCGAGTCCTACGGAGCCTCCGGCGACCAGTCCCGCAAGGTCGCCCGGCGTGTTCCCGCCGACCTCGTGAACTTCTCACTGGAACCGGACATCACCCGGCTGGTGAAGGAAGGACTGGTCGACGAGGACTGGAAGGAAAGCATCCCCGGCGACGAATCCGGACGCTCGGTGCCCTTCGGCTCCGTCGTCTCCTTCGTCACCCGGGCCGGTAACCCGGAGAACCTGGAAACCTGGGATGACCTGCTCGCCCCCGGCATCGAGGTGATCACACCGAACCCGGCGTCCTCGGGGTCGGCGAAGTGGAACCTGCTGGCGCCCTACGCCGGCTGGTACTTCGCCGCTCTCGACCGCGGGGAAGACGCGACCTCGGCCCACGCCGAAGCGCTCGACAAGGTCGGCCAGTTGGTCAATGACCATATCCGCGTCCGTCCGAAGTCCGGTCGTGAAGCCACCAGTGCCTTCGAACAGGGCCAGGGTGATGTGCTGCTCTCCTACGAAAACGAGGCCATCCTGTTGGCCCGCGACGGGGAGGACTTCACCTACCTCAACCCGACCGACACCTTCCGTATCGAGAATCCGGTGGCGGTCGTCACCGGAGACGAGGACGGGGACGACGCGGCCGCCACCGACTTCCGTGACTACCTCTTCTCCACGGAGGCCGAGACCCTCTGGGCCTCCGAGGGGTTCCGCCCCGGGTCGGACCTGTTCAGCGAGGACGGCAGTACCCCGGTCATCGACTCCCTGCCCACCGAGCAGCGTGACGCCTTCCGGCCCACCGAAAATATCTGGACCATCGACGACCTCGCCGACCAGTTCACCGAACTCTTCCCGGAACTCGCCACCGGCGACGACGCCAAGAAGGGTTGGGCCCTGGTGGACGCCGTCCTGTTCGGTACCGACGGCGCCATCACTGCGATCTACGGAGGTCAGTCATGA
- a CDS encoding DUF3017 domain-containing protein, giving the protein MAVEGDRADLVPLSDAERHALLANPHDVDVPASRVTKNLQMLSVVLFLVVIIAGVVLILADHWRKGTVAVGGGMIWLGLIRWWVDSRILGVFAVRSRKFDSVFCILVGVLLLFVSISVDPLDS; this is encoded by the coding sequence ATGGCCGTCGAGGGAGACCGCGCCGATTTGGTGCCGCTGAGTGACGCGGAACGTCACGCACTGCTGGCAAATCCGCACGATGTCGACGTCCCCGCCTCACGGGTGACGAAGAACCTGCAGATGCTCTCCGTCGTCCTCTTCCTCGTCGTCATTATCGCCGGGGTCGTGCTGATCCTCGCCGACCACTGGCGCAAGGGGACGGTGGCCGTCGGTGGCGGCATGATCTGGCTCGGCCTGATCCGTTGGTGGGTCGATTCCCGCATTCTCGGCGTATTCGCGGTGCGCTCGCGGAAGTTCGATTCGGTGTTCTGCATCCTCGTCGGCGTCCTCCTGCTGTTCGTCTCGATCTCCGTCGATCCTCTCGACAGCTGA